CACACCCACGCCCATACCCGCACGCACGCGCCCGTCCCACCCTCGCTCACGCTGCCCCGGCCCCGGCGCGCCCCGGTGGCCGCGCCGACCAGCGGCACCGTCCACTGGATCGGCACGGGTCTGTCCACCGGCCGCAGCGGCCTGGAGCTGCTGTGCGCGCACGCGGAACGCGTCGTGGTGTGGGACCGTACGGCGCTGCGCGGCGAGGACCGGCTGGCCGCCCTCGGCCTGGACTCGTACGACGAGATCGAGGTCAGGGCCCTGACGGACGGCGCTCTGGAGGCCGAGGTCGGCCGCGGGGACATCGTCGTCTCGATGCTCCCGCCCGCCGAGCACCCCTGGCTGCTGCGCCTGGCCCTGGAGAGCGGGGCCCACTTCGCCTGCCCGACCCCGCTGGTGGGCGCATCGGCGCAGCTGGACACCCTGCTCGGGCGGGCCGCCGCGGCGGGCCTCGTGGTGCTGACGGAGGCGGGGCTGGAGCCCGGCATCGACCACATGATGGCCCGTCTGCTGGTGGCGCGGGCGCGCCTGGCCGTCGGGGACAGCGCCGAGTCCGTCGACTTCACCTCGTACTGCGGTGGCATCCCGGCCGTCCCGAACGCCTTCCGGCACCGCTTCAGCTGGGCCCCGTACGACGTGCTCGCGGCCCTCGGCTCCCCCACCCGGCACATCAGCGAGGGAGGCGAGTTCACCGCCATGCGCC
This is a stretch of genomic DNA from Streptomyces sp. NBC_00536. It encodes these proteins:
- a CDS encoding saccharopine dehydrogenase C-terminal domain-containing protein; protein product: MSIDLMTAPAARTHTHAHTRTHAPVPPSLTLPRPRRAPVAAPTSGTVHWIGTGLSTGRSGLELLCAHAERVVVWDRTALRGEDRLAALGLDSYDEIEVRALTDGALEAEVGRGDIVVSMLPPAEHPWLLRLALESGAHFACPTPLVGASAQLDTLLGRAAAAGLVVLTEAGLEPGIDHMMARLLVARARLAVGDSAESVDFTSYCGGIPAVPNAFRHRFSWAPYDVLAALGSPTRHISEGGEFTAMRPWEVTRPHRLAGEDFEVYPNHDSVPFVARYGVPADWRMRTFIRGTLRRAGWREAWEPVFRVVRTGDKRQMLELARELAVRHPATEADRDRVLLSVTLDARTADGRRWYGSYRMDLTGEETESAMARAVSLPIAYGVTRLLTGSLLPGVNRAAETVEEAARWLTFLDFNGLRSTFTDVLPDAAPRSAQEAAAGPGPR